Proteins encoded within one genomic window of Pygocentrus nattereri isolate fPygNat1 chromosome 7, fPygNat1.pri, whole genome shotgun sequence:
- the LOC108434110 gene encoding extracellular calcium-sensing receptor-like, whose protein sequence is MGGNFAIHYYMRSEQNTYTRPPLQPQCSGSMNFRELRFARAMEFTIHEINNRTDLLPGITLGYQIHDTCFEVLMAVKVAFQYANGMELFFNDTDSCSKSGAAAVPTLAGETSSTLSISMSRVLGLFGIPQVSHYATCACLSDKRQYPTFFRTVPGDQNQAAALAKIVKHFGWTWIGAVRSDSDYGNNGMALFLKAAQEEGICVEYSEVFYRTQPRSRLERVANVIRRSTARVIVAFVHEGELRLLLEELTRQPPPPLQWIGSDAWIMDPSFLRFNMCAGAIGFGIPPSVIPGLREFLLDLSPAQALKSPLLTEFWESSFSCSLKGSSEGARECDGSEDIRALQNSYTDTSQLRITNMVYKATYAIAHAIHGVICNDTQCDKSAKFTPWQIRDQLKRVNFTTKNGFQVSFDSSGDPVAVYELINWQFKKDGGLDFVTVGQYDASRPRGQELSMNRAISWMGGQKEVPRSVCSESCPPGTRKAVQKGKPICCYDCIPCAEGEISNKTDSLNCIHCPPEFWPNTQRDSCLPKPVEFLSWDDTLSIILTAFSITGAFIAVCVTAVFYKHRASPIVRANNSELSFLLLFSLALCFLCSLTFIGQPSEWSCMLRHTAFGITFVLCISCVLGKTMVVLMAFRATLPGSNTMKWFGPPQQRLSVLAFTLIQVLICVLWLTISPPLPFKNLQQYKERIILECGLGSAIGFWAVLGYIGFLALLCFILAFLARKLPDNFNEAKFITFSMLIFCAVWVTFIPAYVSSPGKFTVAVEIFAILASSFGLFICIFAPKCFIILFRPEQNTKKHLMGKVPSKAL, encoded by the exons ATGGGAGGGAATTTCGCCATCCATTACTACATGAGATCGGAGCAGAACACCTACACCAGACCGCCACTCCAGCCACAGTGCTCTGGGAg TATGAATTTCAGGGAGCTGCGCTTCGCTCGTGCCATGGAGTTCACCATCCACGAGATCAACAACAGAACAGATCTCCTGCCGGGAATCACGTTAGGATACCAGATACACGACACGTGCTTTGAAGTGCTGATGGCAGTCAAAGTTGCATTCCAGTATGCTAACGGCATGGAACTGTTTTTCAATGATACTGATTCCTGTTCCAAATCAGGAGCCGCAGCCGTTCCTACTCTGGCAGGAGAGACTTCTTCTACGCTCTCAATCAGTATGTCCAGAGTACTAGGTCtttttggaattccgcag GTGAGTCACTACGCAACCTGCGCATGTCTAAGCGATAAGCGTCAGTATCCTACCTTCTTCAGGACCGTGCCGGGTGACCAAAACCAAGCGGCCGCACTAGCAAAAATAGTCAAGCATTTCGGCTGGACATGGATTGGGGCAGTGCGCAGCGACTCCGACTATGGAAATAACGGGATGGCGTTATTTCTTAAGGCTGCGCAGGAGGAGGGAATCTGTGTGGAGTACTCCGAGGTGTTTTACAGAACACAACCGCGCAGTAGACTGGAGAGAGTGGCGAACGTCATCCGGAGATCAACAGCGCGGGTAATTGTAGCGTTTGTCCACGAAGGGGAACTAAGGCTTTTGTTAGAGGAACTGACAAGGCAGCCGCCGCCTCCCCTCCAGTGGATCGGGAGCGACGCGTGGATCATGGATCCATCTTTTCTGCGCTTTAACATGTGCGCTGGGGCGATAGGATTTGGTATCCCGCCTTCAGTGATTCCAGGTCTCCGTGAGTTTCTTCTGGATCTCTCTCCAGCACAAGCACTGAAATCTCCTCTGCTaacggagttttgggagagctcGTTCAGCTGTAGCCTAAAAGGCTCCTCAGAAGGCGCGCGGGAATGTGACGGTAGTGAGGATATCCGCGCGCTGCAGAACTCATATACAGACACGTCGCAGCTGCGCATCACTAACATGGTGTATAAAGCTACGTATGCCATAGCGCATGCCATCCACGGTGTTATCTGTAATGACACGCAGTGCGACAAGAGCGCTAAATTCACACCATGGCAG ATACGCGACCAGCTCAAGAGAGTAAACTTCACCACAAAGAATGGTTTCCAGGTCTCGTTTGATTCCAGTGGTGATCCTGTGGCCGTCTACGAGCTCATAAActggcagtttaagaaagatggTGGTTTGGATTTTGTGACTGTGGGCCAGTATGACGCATCCAGACCAAGAGGACAGGAGTTAAGTATGAACAGAGCTATCAGCTGGATGGGGGGACAGAAAGAG GTGCCAAgatctgtgtgcagtgagagctgtcCTCCAGGAACCaggaaggctgtgcagaaaggaaagcctatctgctgctatgactgtataccatgtgcagaaggagagatcagTAACAAGACAG ATTCTTTGAACTGTATTCACTGCCCTCCTGAGTTCTGGCCCAACACCCAGCGAGACAGCTGTCTCCCCAAGCCTGTGGAGTTCCTGTCCTGGGATGACACTCTGAGCATCATCCTGACAGCATTCTCCATCACTGGGGCCTTCATAGCTGTATGTGTGACTGCTGTCTTCTACAAACACAGAGCTTCTCCCATCGTCCGAGCCAacaactcagagctgagcttcctgctgctcttctcactggctctctgtttcctctgttcacttactttcattggTCAGCCCTCTGAGTGGTCCTGTATGCTGCGTCACACAGCATTTGGGATCACCttcgtcctctgcatctcctgtgttctggggaaaacaatggtggtgttaatggccttcagagctacacttccaggcagtaataccatgaaatggtttgggcctccacagcagagactcagtgttCTTGCCTTCACTCTCATACAGGTCCTAATTTGTGTACTTTGGTTGACaatttctcctcctctccccttcAAAAATCTACAGCAATACAAGGAAAGGATAATCCTGGAATGTGGATTAGGTTCGGCTATAGGAttctgggctgtgctgggttatataggatttctggctcttttgtgttttattttggcttttctagcacggaagctgcctgataactttaatgaagccaagttcatcacattcagcatgctcatattctgtgcagtGTGGGTTACATTTATTccagcttatgtcagctctcctggaaagttcactgtagctgtagaGATATTTGCTATTCTGGCCTCAagctttggtttatttatttgcatttttgctCCCAAGTGTTTCATAATCTTGTTTAGGCCAGAGCAGAATACCAAGAAACACCTTATGGGTAAAGTACCATCCAAGGCTCTCTGA